In Clostridium swellfunianum, a genomic segment contains:
- a CDS encoding superoxide dismutase — MKHQLPELKYSHNALEPYIDEMTMNIHHGKHHAAYVNNLNAALEKYPELQEKSLEELLVSLDSVPEDIRAAVRNNGGGHYNHSIFWSIMAPNAGGSPSGELAEKINEKFGSFDEFKELFGKAAVGRFGSGWAWLVISKSGSLEIVSTPNQDNPISEGHKPLLGLDVWEHAYYLKYQNRRPDYIKEWWNVVDWKEVSNRYESLK, encoded by the coding sequence ATGAAACATCAATTACCAGAGCTAAAATATTCACACAACGCTTTAGAGCCATATATAGATGAGATGACAATGAACATTCATCATGGCAAGCATCATGCTGCTTACGTTAATAATTTAAATGCAGCTTTAGAAAAATATCCAGAGCTTCAAGAAAAGAGCCTAGAGGAGCTTTTAGTTTCACTAGATTCTGTTCCAGAAGATATTAGAGCCGCAGTAAGAAACAATGGCGGCGGCCACTACAATCACTCAATATTCTGGTCAATAATGGCACCAAATGCAGGCGGTTCACCGTCAGGAGAGCTTGCTGAAAAAATAAATGAGAAATTTGGTAGCTTTGATGAATTTAAGGAGTTGTTTGGTAAGGCCGCAGTTGGTCGTTTTGGAAGCGGTTGGGCATGGCTTGTTATATCAAAGTCGGGCTCACTTGAAATAGTATCTACTCCAAATCAAGACAATCCAATATCAGAAGGTCATAAGCCACTATTAGGCTTAGATGTTTGGGAACATGCCTATTATTTAAAGTACCAAAACAGAAGACCTGATTACATCAAGGAATGGTGGAATGTTGTTGACTGGAAGGAAGTTTCAAACAGATACGAATCACTAAAATAG
- a CDS encoding ABC transporter ATP-binding protein — protein MLKAVNLTKKYGSHEVLKGISFEIKKGMIYGFLGQNGAGKSTTMNILTGLIGYNNGEIYLKGKPLKEDKRKLLETVGYLPQHPVFYGYMTALEYLNFIGQVNKMSPKEIKERSKEILEIVKLTDASKRKVGGYSGGMKQRFGMAVAMFNHPEILILDEPTSALDPEGRMEVLELIEKLKSDGTTVFLSTHILNDVERVCDEVSILHEGKIVISENLEELRNKYIQPIYDVEFEEECSGIKKKLLPLSWVQNVSIVKNQASIYVSDLSIAKQELLKTLAAEQNHIVSFNLRKSNLEDIFLRLVNKNVDL, from the coding sequence ATGCTTAAGGCTGTTAATTTAACTAAAAAATACGGAAGCCATGAAGTTTTAAAGGGTATATCTTTTGAAATTAAAAAAGGTATGATATATGGCTTCCTTGGACAAAATGGAGCAGGAAAAAGCACAACCATGAATATTTTAACCGGTCTTATAGGCTACAACAATGGCGAGATATATCTAAAAGGAAAACCCCTTAAGGAAGATAAAAGAAAACTTTTAGAAACTGTTGGATACCTTCCACAGCATCCTGTTTTTTATGGCTATATGACCGCACTTGAGTATTTAAATTTTATAGGACAAGTAAATAAAATGTCTCCAAAGGAAATTAAAGAAAGAAGTAAGGAAATTTTGGAAATAGTAAAGCTTACTGATGCTTCTAAAAGAAAAGTTGGAGGCTACTCAGGGGGTATGAAGCAGCGTTTTGGCATGGCTGTTGCCATGTTTAATCATCCTGAAATATTAATTTTAGATGAGCCTACCTCTGCTTTAGACCCAGAAGGCAGAATGGAAGTTTTAGAGCTTATTGAAAAGCTTAAATCTGACGGAACTACTGTATTTCTTTCAACCCACATTTTAAACGACGTTGAAAGAGTTTGCGATGAAGTCAGTATTCTTCACGAAGGAAAAATTGTTATTTCTGAGAATCTAGAAGAGCTTAGAAACAAATATATACAGCCTATTTATGATGTGGAGTTTGAAGAGGAATGCTCAGGAATTAAGAAAAAGCTGCTCCCATTATCCTGGGTACAGAATGTAAGCATAGTTAAAAATCAGGCCTCTATATATGTAAGTGACTTAAGCATAGCAAAACAGGAATTATTAAAAACTCTTGCTGCAGAACAAAATCATATAGTTTCCTTTAATCTAAGAAAAAGCAATTTGGAAGATATATTCTTAAGGCTGGTGAATAAAAATGTGGACCTTTAA
- the sigY gene encoding RNA polymerase sigma factor SigY — protein MRFLEEFELVMKAKQGNKSAFNTLLTNNYSLLKGYIIKMTGNPELSQDIIQEAMLKAVVNIDKFKPEAKFSTWLIKIATNVYIDYLRKNKAIEPIEENLEAAQGSAEDIAISNIEYKEAMHILLSLPYEKRAVFILKHYYGYKYEEIAEILNCPVGTVRSRLHNTIKQIVSEFERKGLI, from the coding sequence GTGAGGTTTTTGGAGGAATTTGAGCTTGTGATGAAAGCCAAGCAGGGTAACAAAAGCGCTTTTAATACGCTGCTTACCAATAATTACAGCCTGCTCAAAGGCTATATAATTAAAATGACTGGAAACCCTGAGCTTTCTCAAGATATTATACAGGAAGCAATGCTTAAGGCTGTTGTGAATATTGATAAATTTAAACCTGAAGCAAAGTTTTCTACATGGCTTATAAAGATAGCAACTAATGTTTATATAGATTACTTAAGAAAAAACAAAGCTATAGAACCTATTGAGGAAAACTTAGAAGCTGCTCAAGGCAGCGCTGAGGATATAGCTATTAGCAATATTGAATACAAGGAGGCAATGCATATACTCTTAAGCCTTCCCTATGAAAAAAGAGCGGTGTTTATTCTAAAGCATTATTATGGTTATAAATACGAAGAAATAGCAGAAATACTTAACTGTCCAGTTGGTACAGTAAGATCTAGACTGCACAACACCATAAAACAAATAGTATCAGAATTTGAAAGAAAGGGGCTGATATGA
- a CDS encoding amidase family protein, giving the protein MEAMGIREIQRALQSGEITCRELVMNYMERIANYDKSGVKINSILEINPDALHIAEVLDYEKGTIGQRGALYGIPILIKDNINTGDKMHTSAGSLALADSYAEEDAFIVKKLREAGAIILGKTNMTEFANFMSYNMENGYSSRGGQVLNPYGPGKFDVGGSSSGSGAAVAANFCTAAIGTETSGSILSPSCQNSLVGIKPTVGLISRNGIIPLAHSQDTAGPMCRTVEDAAIVLGALTGSDVKDPVTFTSRGRGLSDYAQFLDYHSLQGARIGIPREHYFEELTEDQRALMEDAISLMAEHGALIVEDVQISTAKDFDSASVLFYEFKSDINAYLSSLRSSSKIKTLKDIIDFNIQNSEAALKYGQQVLIDSDKTSGTLTEPEYINNRIKDIRLSQTEGIDKAINEYSLDAVLFPGTAGADIAARAGYPSITVPAGYTKVGEPFGITFTSIPYSEPILIKLAYSYEQYSKKRLPPNL; this is encoded by the coding sequence ATGGAAGCAATGGGAATTAGAGAAATTCAAAGGGCTCTTCAGAGTGGGGAAATAACCTGCAGAGAACTTGTTATGAATTATATGGAAAGAATAGCTAACTATGATAAAAGCGGCGTGAAAATCAATTCAATTCTTGAGATAAACCCTGATGCGCTGCATATTGCTGAGGTTTTAGACTATGAAAAGGGAACTATTGGGCAAAGAGGTGCATTATACGGAATTCCAATACTTATTAAGGATAATATAAATACTGGAGACAAGATGCATACAAGTGCAGGTTCTTTGGCCCTTGCTGACTCCTATGCAGAGGAAGATGCTTTTATTGTTAAAAAGCTTAGAGAAGCAGGTGCCATAATACTAGGGAAAACTAACATGACAGAGTTTGCTAATTTTATGTCCTATAATATGGAGAATGGCTATAGTTCAAGAGGTGGTCAAGTACTAAATCCATATGGCCCTGGTAAATTTGATGTAGGAGGTTCAAGCTCAGGCTCTGGTGCTGCAGTTGCAGCAAATTTTTGTACCGCTGCAATAGGTACAGAAACTTCAGGCTCGATTCTAAGTCCAAGCTGTCAAAACTCTTTGGTTGGAATAAAGCCAACGGTAGGTTTAATTAGCCGTAATGGAATAATTCCATTAGCCCATAGTCAGGATACCGCAGGGCCGATGTGCAGAACCGTTGAGGATGCTGCCATAGTTTTAGGTGCACTGACTGGTAGTGATGTAAAGGATCCTGTTACTTTTACAAGCAGAGGCAGGGGACTTAGTGACTATGCTCAGTTTCTAGACTATCATAGTCTTCAAGGTGCAAGAATAGGTATACCCAGAGAACATTATTTTGAAGAGCTAACAGAAGATCAAAGAGCTTTAATGGAGGACGCTATTAGTCTTATGGCTGAACATGGAGCTTTAATAGTAGAGGATGTACAAATTAGTACAGCAAAGGACTTTGACTCTGCTAGTGTATTATTTTATGAGTTCAAAAGTGATATTAATGCCTATTTGTCTAGCTTAAGAAGCAGTTCAAAAATCAAAACCTTAAAAGATATCATCGATTTTAACATACAAAACTCAGAAGCAGCATTAAAATATGGACAGCAGGTTTTAATAGATTCAGATAAAACCTCAGGTACATTAACAGAACCGGAGTATATAAATAATAGAATTAAAGATATTAGGCTATCTCAAACTGAAGGTATTGATAAAGCTATAAACGAATACTCATTAGATGCAGTGCTCTTTCCAGGAACAGCAGGAGCTGATATAGCAGCAAGAGCAGGATATCCATCAATAACTGTTCCAGCAGGCTATACCAAGGTAGGAGAACCTTTTGGAATTACATTCACTAGCATCCCTTACAGCGAACCAATACTCATAAAATTGGCCTACTCATACGAGCAGTACTCAAAGAAAAGGTTGCCGCCAAATTTATAG
- a CDS encoding sigmaY antisigma factor component yields MIKRDLLLALAIAVPIVITQASWIFLDARKRKEKHYWLWGLFGLINAPQSLIVYLVVTRIIMDKSKKDKNKNPL; encoded by the coding sequence ATGATAAAGCGTGATTTGCTGCTTGCTCTTGCCATTGCTGTTCCTATTGTTATTACGCAAGCAAGCTGGATATTTTTAGATGCAAGAAAGAGAAAAGAAAAGCATTACTGGCTTTGGGGACTTTTCGGACTTATAAATGCCCCTCAGTCCCTAATTGTTTATCTTGTTGTAACAAGAATTATAATGGACAAAAGTAAAAAGGATAAGAATAAAAATCCTCTGTAG
- a CDS encoding alpha/beta-type small acid-soluble spore protein: MSENHRLEEAIKDGVKIPEDGYWGNVPSKICGAYGGAIGGNMVKEAIESFENKLTDKNE; the protein is encoded by the coding sequence GTGAGTGAAAATCATAGGTTAGAAGAGGCCATTAAGGACGGAGTAAAAATACCAGAAGACGGTTATTGGGGCAATGTTCCTTCAAAGATATGCGGTGCTTATGGAGGAGCAATTGGGGGCAATATGGTTAAGGAAGCTATTGAAAGCTTTGAAAATAAACTAACTGATAAAAATGAATAG
- a CDS encoding D-alanyl-D-alanine carboxypeptidase family protein, whose translation MKRTVLSLLLASLMLITNVGNVKAAENTMPKIEGKAGIVIDMDTKEIIYANNIDGKQWPASTTKLLTGLLFAESKKRTDAIPYSQSASIQPEYSLGKTLARGKMKVGDTMSAQDVMDALLIYSANDSAYMVADAVSGDSNKFAELMNDRIKKLGLQNTHFIIPNGLDHPEHYTTPYDLSVIGREAFKNEWVRETLAKKGSTISTSTGVTMMIENRNKLLELPGWQAGGKTGLTDLAGRSFVAFYEKDGRKLVGVVMKSVYGKDDTAVFEDMKKIVEWSLTQKPAILHKSGDTLKTETISYKPFRFFGPEKTIQVPLLVKDDISYYDNDVNKKELKEEYNIEKLNVWKLDSEKPAGTLAVKEREAVKNINLYTTISTKDIVKDNIVLYLVSALGVIIVVLALMILILKLKHSRRKNSKRYY comes from the coding sequence ATGAAACGTACTGTACTAAGCTTATTACTAGCTTCGCTTATGCTTATAACAAACGTAGGTAATGTAAAAGCAGCGGAAAATACTATGCCAAAGATTGAAGGTAAAGCAGGTATAGTTATAGACATGGATACAAAGGAAATTATCTATGCGAATAACATAGACGGAAAGCAGTGGCCAGCCAGCACAACAAAGCTTTTAACCGGTCTTTTATTTGCTGAGAGCAAGAAGAGAACAGATGCCATACCTTATTCTCAAAGCGCTAGCATACAGCCTGAATATTCACTGGGAAAAACACTTGCAAGAGGGAAAATGAAGGTTGGAGATACGATGAGCGCTCAGGATGTAATGGATGCACTTTTAATATATTCTGCCAACGATTCAGCATACATGGTAGCTGATGCTGTTAGCGGTGATTCAAACAAATTTGCTGAACTCATGAATGATAGAATTAAAAAACTTGGTTTACAAAACACACACTTTATAATACCAAATGGATTGGATCATCCAGAACACTATACAACTCCATATGACCTTAGCGTTATAGGAAGAGAAGCCTTTAAAAACGAATGGGTAAGAGAAACTCTTGCAAAGAAGGGAAGCACTATAAGCACTTCTACAGGAGTTACTATGATGATAGAAAATAGAAACAAGCTTTTAGAGCTGCCTGGATGGCAAGCAGGTGGTAAGACAGGTTTAACTGACCTAGCTGGAAGATCCTTTGTAGCCTTCTATGAAAAGGACGGCAGAAAGCTTGTTGGAGTAGTTATGAAGTCAGTTTATGGCAAGGACGATACTGCTGTTTTTGAAGATATGAAGAAGATAGTTGAATGGAGTTTGACTCAAAAGCCAGCAATTCTTCATAAAAGCGGTGATACGCTAAAGACTGAAACAATAAGCTACAAGCCTTTTAGATTCTTTGGTCCAGAAAAGACAATACAAGTGCCTTTACTAGTAAAGGATGACATCAGCTATTACGATAATGACGTTAATAAGAAAGAACTAAAAGAAGAGTACAATATAGAAAAGCTTAATGTATGGAAGCTTGATTCTGAAAAACCTGCAGGAACTCTTGCTGTTAAAGAGAGAGAAGCGGTTAAGAATATAAATCTTTATACAACTATATCAACAAAAGATATAGTAAAGGATAATATAGTTCTTTACCTAGTTTCCGCTTTAGGCGTTATTATTGTAGTACTTGCTTTAATGATATTAATATTAAAGCTAAAGCATTCAAGAAGAAAAAATTCAAAAAGATATTACTAA
- a CDS encoding PLD nuclease N-terminal domain-containing protein, which produces MFADMTTAEIIKLLLPFLMLQLGLIVFCLYRLVKDQVKYLPKWAWALIIVFINFFGAIIYLFMGRERD; this is translated from the coding sequence ATGTTTGCAGATATGACTACAGCAGAAATAATAAAATTATTACTACCATTTCTTATGCTTCAATTAGGACTTATAGTCTTTTGCTTGTACAGGCTTGTAAAAGACCAGGTAAAATACCTTCCTAAGTGGGCTTGGGCACTCATTATAGTTTTTATCAATTTCTTTGGAGCAATAATTTATCTATTTATGGGAAGAGAGCGTGACTAA
- the nifJ gene encoding pyruvate:ferredoxin (flavodoxin) oxidoreductase produces MQKNMKTMDGNQAAAYVSYAFTDVAAIYPITPSTPMAEAADEWSAHGKKNIFGQQVRVVELQSEAGAAGAVHGSLQAGALTTTYTAAQGLLLMIPNMYKMAGELLPAVFHVSARAIATHALSIFGDHQDVMATRQTGFALLASSNVQEAMDMAAISHLSAIKGRVPFLHFFDGFRTSHEIQKIEVVEYDDLAKMVDYDAIKAFRDRALSPNHPVVRGTAQNPDIYFQGREVSNSFFLAVPDIVENYMKEFKNITGREYHPFDYYGDPEAENIIIAMGSVCDTISEVIDYLRGNGEKVGMIKVHLYRPFSEKYFFEAIPKNVKKIAVLDRTKEPGSLGEPLYLDVTKLFYNRENSPVIVGGRYGLGSKDTRPSQILAVYKNLKNEQPKDRFTIGIVDDVTNTSLPEDEIISTVPEGTISCKFWGLGSDGTVGANKSAIKIIGDNTNLYAQAYFSYDSKKSGGSTVSHLRFGKYPIRSPYLVFNADYVACHNRSFIYNIDVLKGLKQGGSFVLNCPWDPTELENKLPANMKRFLAKNNINFYIVDAISIAREIGLGNRINMIMQTAFFKLANVIPIEDAVRYLKESISKTYSKKGEKIVQMNHAAVDRGLEAVRKIEIPAHWADAKDEIGKIKEEPDFIKDIARPMERHEGDELPTSAFVGMEDGTFPLGTASYEKRGIAINVPEWQIDKCIQCGQCAYVCPHATIRQFLVDDEEQKKAPEKFLVKKAAGKGLENFGYRIQVTPLDCTGCGNCADVCPAPGKALIMKPLEEQILEQAENWEFAMTLKPKEDVLDRNTLKGSQFVRPLLEFNGACPGCGETPYIRLLTQLFGERMMIANATGCSSIWGASAPSIPYTTNHEGKGPSWANSLFEDNAEFGYGMYLGANQIRSRLRNLMEEGLESDLPEEVRGTFRNWLDNIHDGQGSKLASNKVVEILSDERYANHKIAREILEKKDYLTKRSFWMIGGDGWAYDIGYGGLDHVLASGEDVNIFVMDTEIYSNTGGQASKSSQTGAVAKFAAAGKNTRKKDLGMMAMSYGYVYVAQIAMGANMNHAIKTIVEAEKYPGPSLIIAYAPCISHGIKVGMGSSIKEERKAVDSGYWHLYRYNPLLKDQSKNPFTLDSKEPITSYREFLEGEIRFSSLMNTFPERADELFSISEKNAKERYMNYKRLADMQY; encoded by the coding sequence ATGCAAAAGAATATGAAGACAATGGATGGAAATCAGGCTGCAGCATATGTTTCCTATGCCTTTACTGATGTCGCAGCCATATATCCTATAACTCCATCAACGCCTATGGCAGAAGCAGCTGACGAATGGTCTGCCCATGGAAAGAAAAACATTTTTGGACAGCAGGTTAGAGTTGTTGAGCTTCAGTCAGAAGCAGGAGCAGCAGGAGCAGTTCACGGTTCACTTCAGGCAGGTGCTTTGACTACAACCTATACTGCAGCGCAAGGACTACTATTGATGATACCTAACATGTACAAAATGGCTGGTGAGCTTCTTCCAGCAGTATTCCATGTAAGCGCCCGTGCTATAGCAACTCATGCGCTATCAATATTTGGAGATCATCAGGACGTGATGGCTACAAGACAAACAGGCTTTGCTCTTTTAGCATCCTCCAATGTTCAAGAAGCTATGGATATGGCAGCTATTTCACATTTAAGCGCTATAAAGGGCAGAGTGCCATTTTTACATTTCTTCGATGGTTTCAGAACTTCACACGAAATTCAAAAGATAGAAGTTGTTGAATATGATGATTTAGCTAAGATGGTTGATTATGATGCTATTAAGGCCTTCAGAGACAGAGCTTTAAGCCCAAATCATCCAGTTGTTAGAGGCACAGCACAAAATCCTGATATATACTTCCAGGGAAGAGAAGTTTCAAATTCATTCTTCCTAGCTGTTCCCGATATAGTAGAAAACTACATGAAAGAATTTAAGAACATTACAGGGAGAGAATATCATCCATTTGATTACTACGGAGATCCAGAAGCTGAAAATATAATAATAGCTATGGGTTCTGTCTGCGATACGATAAGTGAAGTCATAGATTATTTAAGAGGCAATGGCGAGAAGGTAGGCATGATAAAGGTTCACTTGTACAGACCTTTCTCAGAAAAATACTTCTTTGAGGCTATACCTAAGAATGTTAAAAAAATAGCAGTTTTAGACAGAACAAAGGAACCTGGTTCTCTTGGTGAGCCCCTTTATTTAGATGTAACTAAATTATTCTACAACAGAGAAAACAGCCCAGTTATCGTTGGTGGAAGATACGGACTCGGCTCAAAGGATACAAGACCATCACAAATACTTGCAGTATATAAAAATTTAAAAAATGAGCAGCCTAAGGATAGATTCACCATAGGAATAGTTGACGATGTAACAAATACCTCGCTTCCAGAGGATGAAATAATAAGCACAGTTCCAGAAGGGACAATAAGCTGCAAGTTCTGGGGGCTTGGCTCAGATGGTACCGTAGGAGCAAATAAGAGTGCCATAAAGATAATTGGTGATAATACTAATTTGTATGCACAGGCTTACTTCTCCTATGACAGCAAGAAATCTGGCGGAAGCACAGTATCTCACTTAAGATTTGGCAAGTACCCAATTAGATCGCCATACCTGGTATTTAATGCAGACTACGTTGCCTGCCACAACAGATCTTTCATATATAACATAGATGTATTAAAAGGTTTGAAGCAGGGCGGCAGCTTTGTACTTAACTGCCCGTGGGATCCTACAGAACTCGAAAACAAACTTCCAGCCAACATGAAGAGATTTTTGGCTAAAAACAATATAAATTTCTACATAGTTGATGCTATTTCCATAGCTAGAGAAATAGGCCTTGGAAACAGAATAAACATGATAATGCAAACAGCCTTTTTCAAGCTTGCAAATGTTATTCCTATAGAAGATGCTGTTAGGTATCTAAAGGAATCAATATCAAAGACCTATAGTAAGAAGGGCGAAAAAATAGTACAGATGAACCATGCTGCTGTTGATAGAGGGCTGGAAGCAGTTAGAAAAATAGAAATTCCAGCACACTGGGCAGATGCAAAGGACGAAATTGGCAAAATTAAGGAAGAGCCAGATTTTATCAAGGACATTGCAAGACCAATGGAAAGGCATGAAGGCGACGAACTGCCAACAAGTGCATTTGTTGGTATGGAAGATGGAACATTCCCGCTTGGAACAGCTTCCTACGAGAAGCGTGGTATAGCAATAAATGTGCCTGAGTGGCAAATTGACAAATGCATACAATGCGGACAATGTGCTTATGTATGCCCACATGCAACTATAAGACAGTTCTTAGTCGATGATGAAGAACAAAAGAAGGCGCCTGAAAAGTTCCTTGTTAAGAAGGCAGCAGGAAAAGGACTTGAAAACTTTGGATACAGAATCCAGGTTACACCTCTTGACTGTACTGGCTGCGGAAACTGTGCAGATGTATGTCCAGCACCTGGAAAGGCTCTTATAATGAAGCCTCTAGAAGAGCAAATTTTAGAGCAGGCAGAAAACTGGGAATTTGCAATGACTTTAAAGCCAAAAGAAGATGTATTGGACAGAAATACTTTAAAGGGAAGCCAATTTGTAAGACCGCTTCTTGAGTTCAACGGCGCTTGCCCAGGCTGTGGAGAAACTCCATATATAAGACTTTTAACTCAATTATTCGGCGAAAGAATGATGATAGCTAACGCTACAGGCTGCTCATCAATTTGGGGAGCCAGTGCTCCATCAATACCATATACAACTAACCATGAAGGTAAGGGCCCATCTTGGGCAAATTCATTGTTTGAAGATAATGCTGAATTTGGTTATGGCATGTATCTTGGTGCAAATCAAATAAGAAGCAGACTTAGAAATCTTATGGAAGAGGGGTTGGAATCAGATCTTCCAGAAGAAGTTAGAGGAACCTTTAGAAATTGGCTTGACAATATTCATGACGGTCAAGGTTCAAAACTTGCTTCTAATAAGGTTGTTGAAATATTAAGCGATGAAAGATATGCAAATCACAAGATAGCAAGAGAAATACTTGAAAAGAAAGATTACTTGACAAAGAGATCCTTCTGGATGATAGGTGGTGACGGTTGGGCTTACGATATTGGCTACGGTGGGCTTGATCACGTACTTGCATCTGGAGAAGATGTTAATATATTTGTTATGGATACTGAAATATACTCAAATACTGGAGGGCAGGCTTCTAAGTCTTCACAAACCGGAGCAGTTGCCAAATTTGCAGCAGCTGGTAAGAACACAAGAAAGAAGGATCTTGGAATGATGGCAATGAGCTATGGTTATGTATATGTAGCTCAAATAGCTATGGGCGCCAATATGAACCACGCAATTAAGACTATAGTTGAAGCAGAAAAATATCCAGGACCTTCACTAATAATTGCATATGCTCCATGTATAAGCCATGGTATCAAAGTTGGTATGGGAAGTTCCATAAAGGAAGAAAGAAAGGCTGTAGACTCAGGTTACTGGCATTTATACAGATACAATCCTCTTCTTAAGGATCAAAGCAAGAATCCGTTTACCCTTGATTCTAAGGAACCAATTACCTCTTATAGAGAATTCCTAGAAGGTGAAATAAGATTCTCATCCTTAATGAATACTTTCCCTGAAAGAGCTGATGAATTATTCAGCATTTCAGAAAAGAATGCTAAGGAGAGATACATGAATTACAAGAGACTAGCTGATATGCAGTATTAA
- a CDS encoding DMT family transporter, with amino-acid sequence MKKINPKLIVIIGVVFVSFSSVLIKASSAPALIISTYRLAFTVLMIAPATMMKHREELKNIDRKSLLLCALSGMFLALHFATWITSIKYTSIASSAVLVNTHPIFIVVLAYFIFKDKVNKRALFSISLTLIGGIIISSGDSGLGSNVFLGDMLAVAGAAFVSFYMIIGRIMRKRLSVTAYTFIVYLSCTITLLLLDIITRTPLYPYALKDFAIFLGLALFCTILGHSIFSWALEHIKPTFLSVAILGEPVFATVWAALIFSEFPTYYNLIGSTIIIIGIYLFSKAEGK; translated from the coding sequence TTGAAAAAAATAAATCCAAAGTTGATTGTTATAATTGGAGTTGTATTTGTCTCGTTTTCTTCTGTGCTTATAAAGGCTTCATCAGCACCTGCACTTATTATTTCTACTTATAGGCTTGCTTTTACAGTGCTTATGATTGCACCTGCAACTATGATGAAGCACAGAGAGGAGCTTAAAAATATTGATAGAAAGAGCCTTCTATTATGTGCATTGAGCGGAATGTTTCTGGCTCTGCATTTTGCAACCTGGATTACTTCCATTAAATACACTTCTATTGCAAGCTCTGCTGTGCTTGTTAACACACATCCAATTTTTATTGTGGTGCTTGCTTATTTTATATTCAAGGACAAGGTTAATAAAAGAGCGCTGTTTAGCATTTCTCTTACTTTGATAGGTGGAATCATAATATCCTCAGGAGATAGCGGCCTTGGAAGCAATGTGTTTTTAGGAGACATGCTTGCAGTAGCAGGGGCAGCTTTTGTATCTTTTTACATGATTATAGGAAGGATAATGAGGAAAAGATTGAGCGTTACTGCCTACACCTTTATTGTTTACTTAAGCTGCACTATAACTTTGCTGCTACTAGACATTATAACAAGAACTCCTTTGTATCCTTATGCCTTAAAGGATTTTGCAATATTTTTAGGTCTGGCACTTTTCTGTACAATACTTGGACACAGTATTTTCAGCTGGGCATTAGAACATATAAAGCCGACCTTTTTATCTGTAGCCATTTTAGGCGAGCCTGTGTTTGCAACTGTTTGGGCTGCATTGATATTTTCCGAGTTCCCTACTTATTACAATTTAATAGGAAGCACAATAATCATAATAGGCATATACTTGTTTAGCAAGGCAGAGGGAAAATGA
- a CDS encoding CDIF630_02480 family spore surface protein translates to MKEHHYKERFMAIPIENHETAAWANIEKTKPLSKVNVPDDWMIANAKEYVDENQK, encoded by the coding sequence ATGAAAGAACATCATTATAAAGAAAGATTCATGGCAATTCCAATTGAAAATCACGAAACAGCAGCTTGGGCAAATATTGAAAAAACAAAACCTTTATCTAAAGTTAATGTTCCAGATGATTGGATGATTGCAAATGCAAAAGAATATGTAGATGAAAATCAAAAATAA